In Tsuneonella sp. CC-YZS046, the genomic window TATATCAGGAGAAATGCGAGAATCCCTGCATAAGCAGGCTGGCGCGCTTTGCCGCTCTTCATAGGCATGCTCGATCCGTTCAGGCACCAGATCAGCCCCATGGGCGTTCCCTGTACCATTTGGTGATGATGTATTTGACGCCCTTGCGGACCTTCATCCCTTGATGCAGCGTTGCCGGGTTGGCCTGCCCGTCCGGCTTCCGGTTGTTCCATGCCAGCAGCCTTCCGCGCTCCGGCTGGAAGGTTTTGCCGAGTTCCTTGAAGCGCGTGCCGCCGCCTGCATCGACGGTGTTGAGATAGATCATTATCGTCCAGGTGCGTTGGCCGGAGACTGAGCAATAGCGCTGGTAATCCTGGCCCCAGGGATCGAAATAATCGGTGTGGGCCTTGAATTCCTGCCCAACATCGTAACGCTGCCCCTGCACGGGTTCTCCATATTCCGGGGCGATCCCGGAAATGGCGTTCAGCCGCCCTTCCAGCTCTTCCACGGCAGGCTCGCCTGCATCGAGATCGCAGGTTTCGCTGGTCCGGAAATAATCGTCCCCATTCGGGTCCGCGATGGTCGAAGGGCGGCGATTGAGGTCGATCAGCCGGATCAGCTCGTCGCACAGCGGGGCAGGGAGGAACGCCTTGCAGGTGAAGACTTCGGCTGCGGAGACGGGAATGCGCTGAATGCCGGGCCAGATGGCCAGCTTCTCGGCCGAAGTGTCACCGCTTGCGCCCATATCGGGGAGGCATAAGCCCTTGCCGGGCAAAGGCAAGCCGCAAGCTTCAGGGCACAGGCCGGGAGGAAACCGCCTTTGCAATCTCTGGAGATGCGCAGTTTTCACTTTCCAAATCGGGCGGTCTGTGCGAGAGGCTCGCCGCCGCGCGGTATCCCGGTTTCAGGCCGGGTCCCGAATATATGGCGATCGTAGCTCAGTTGGTTAGAGCGCCGGTTTGTGGTACCGGAGGTCGTGGGTTCGAACCCCATCGATCGCCCCATTTCCTTGCAGCTTTGGATGTCTCGCCATTGCGATCCACTGGCGAATCAAGGGGTATGATGACCGCCTTCTGGACCGAACCCGATTTCGACGATCATGAACTGGTCGAGGTGATCCGCGACCGTGCATCCGGCCTGACCGCCATCATTGCGATTCACTCCACGCATCTCGGGCCCGCGGGCGGCGGCGCGCGCTTCTGGCACTATGCCGAACCCGCAGATGCCATGCGCGATGCGCTGCGCCTCTCACGCGGGATGAGCTACAAGAACGCCATGGCGGGCCTGCCCGCCGGCGGCGGCAAGGCCGTGATCCTGGCCGATGTGGCTCGCTCCAAAACTCCCGAAATGCTGTCCGCCTTCGGCGATGCGATCGAGGCGCTCGGCGGGCGTTATGTCACCGCCGAGGATGTGGGCATGGCGGAGGCCGATATGGCCGCCATCGCCAGGCGCACGGATCATGTCTCCGGCCTGCCGGTCGAAAATGGTTCCGCCGGCGGCGATCCCGGGCCGTTTACGGCAATGGGTATCTATCTTGGCATCAAGGCTGCGGTTGCCCACAGGCTGGGGCGGGATTCCATGGATGGCGTCCATGTGGCGGTGCAGGGCGTCGGCAGCGTCGGCGGCGGAGTTTCACGCCTTCTCGCCAGGGATGGGGCGCGGCTGACCCTTGCGGATATAGATGGCCCGCGTGTCGGGGCGCTCGCCGAACAACTCGGCGCGGCCACGGTCGATCCCTCGCGGATCATGGAAGTGGAATGCGATGTATTCAGCCCCAATGCGCTGGGCGCGATACTGGATGATGCCGGCATCGCCCGCCTCAATGCGCCCATCGTGGCGGGCGGCGCCAACAACCAGCTCGCCCGGCCGGAACATGGGCTGGCGCTCGCGGGCCGGGGCATTCTCTATGCACCCGATTATGTGATCAATGCGGGGGGCATCATCAATGTCACGCTGGAATATGTCGCCCGGCGCAACGGCGAGCATTGCGGCGTGGATGAAGTGCATTCGCGGATCGCGCAGATCCCCGGGCGCCTGACCCGGATCTGGCGGGAAAGCGAGGAGAGCGGGCTGACTCCGGATATGGTTGCCGACCGCATGGCCCAGGCGTCGATCGGCCGGTAATCTTCGGCTGGAGAGGGGGAAGCACTTGCCTGACACCTCGGCACCTGCCAAAGGCACCGCAAGCTCCGGATAGCCCCGACCCATGCACGGTTTTGCCAATCCTGCCCGTTTCCTGCGCCTTGCGCGCTGGCTTACCGCGCCTCTGCTGCTTGGCGGCCTGGCGATTTCCGGCGCCGCGCTCGCCTATGGCTGGTTCGCGGTGCCGCCCGACCGCCTGATGGGCGAGACGGTGCGCATCCTGTTCATCCATGTCCCCACTGCCTGGCTCGGCATGGGCGGCTGGACCATGATTGCGATTGCCAGCCTGGTGGAGCTTGTCTGGCGCCATCCGCTGGCGGGTATCGCGGCGCGCGCCGCGGCGGTGCCGGGCGCTGTCTTTACTGCCATATGCCTCGTCACCGGCTCGATCTGGGGCCGGCCTGCCTGGGGCACCTGGTGGGTATGGGATGGGCGCCTGACCAGCATGCTGGTGCTGCTGTTCCTCTATTTCGCCTATATCGCCCTGGCCGGCGCGGCGCAGCGGGATGGCGCGTCCAACCGGATTCCGGCGATCTTCGGGCTGGTCGGGGCGGTCAATGTGCCGATCATCAACCGTTCGGTGGTGTGGTGGAATTCCCTCCATCAGCCGCCCAGCATCACGCTCGGAAAGTCCGCCATCGACCCGGCCTTCCTCTGGCCGCTGCTGGTGGCGGCGATCGGCTTCTCCTTGATATTCGGCGGCGTGATGCTGGCGCGAATGCGCGCCCTGCTGGCGGATATACAGACCGAGGCCCGCTTGCGGCGCAAGGCGCTGGAGGCGTAAGGCGGGCTATGCGCGAAGCGCTCGATCAATGGCTGTTCGTGGCGGCTGCCTATGCCGTCGGCATCATCGGAACGCTGCTGCTTGCGGGGTGGAGCTGGCTCGCCATGCGGCGCGCCGAAGCGAGGCGTGACAAGGCGCGCGGGAAATGAGCGGCAGGATCGCGCCCAAGCATCAGCGGCTGGTCCTGCTCCTGATCGCGCTTGCGGCCCTGATCGGCGCGGGCCTGCTGGCGGCATGGGCCTTGCGCAGCCAGGCCAGCTACTTCTATGTGCCGAGCGAGATGGCCGCTTCCCCGCCGGATGCCACGCGCGCCGTGCGCCTTGGCGGCATGGTCGAGGAAGGTTCGATCAACACCATGCCCGACGGCGTCACCATCCGCTTCATAGTGGGTGACGGGAAGGCGCGCGTCCCGGTCCGCTATGCGGGAATATTGCCGGATCTCTTCGTGGAAGGGTCCGGCGTGGTGGCGGAAGGCCGCCTGGAGCCGGACGGCACCTTCGTGGCCGACAATCTTCTTGCCAAGCATGACGAGAATTACATGCCGCGGGAATTGCAGGACATGACCGCCGAGCAGGCGCGGGCGACCGTGGCGGAAACTTCGCGATGAGGGCGGCCGGCGAATGATCGCCGAATTCGGACTGGCCGCCCTGTGGCTGGCCGCGTCGCTGGCTGTCCTGCAGTTGCTTGGCGGTGCGGTTGCGCTGCGGGAAGGGGAGGAAAGGCTGGCGGTGCTGGTGCGCCCGGCCGCCGCCGTGCAGGGCGTTCTTGCCGCGCTTTCCTTCGGCGCGCTACTGCTGTTGTTCACCCGCACCGATCTGTCGGTGAAGCTGGTGGCGATGAATTCCCACTCCGCCAAGCCATTCATCTACAAGCTGTCCGGCGCATGGGGCAATCACGAAGGCTCCATGCTGCTGTGGGTCACGGTGATGGCGATGGCCGGCGCACTGATCGCCCTGCTGGAACGCCGCCTGCCGGAAAAGACCATACAGGCCACCCTGGCGGCGCAGGCCTTTGTCGGGCTAGGCTTCTACGCCTTCCTGCTGTTTTCGTCGAACCCGTTCGAGCGGCTGCCGGAACCGGCGGCGGAAGGCATGGGGCTGAATCCGCTGCTGCAGGACATCGGCCTCGCGCTTCATCCGCCGACGCTTTATTTCGGCTATGTCGGGCTTTCGGTGGCGTTCAGCTTCGCGGTGGGGGCGCTGATCACCCGCCAGGTCACGCCTGCCTTCGCCCGCGCGATGCGCCCCTGGGTGCTGGGTGCCTGGATCTTCCTTACCCTGGGGATCACGGCGGGCAGCTACTGGGCCTATTACGAGCTGGGCTGGGGCGGCTGGTGGTTCTGGGACCCGGTCGAGAACGCATCGCTCATGCCGTGGCTCGCCGCGACCGCTCTGCTCCATTCGGCCAGCGTGCTGGCGGCGCGCGATGCCTTGCGGGCCTGGACCATCATGCTGGGCGTGGTCGCTTTCTCGATGTCGATGGTCGGCACCTTTCTGGTGCGCTCGGGAATCCTGACGAGCGTTCACGCCTTCGCGGTGGACCCGGAACGGGGCAGCTTCATCCTCGCCTTGCTGGCGATCTATATCGGTGGCGCGCTGACATTGTTCGCCTTGCGCGCGGGCACCGTGGCCGAGGGGGAGCGTTTCGCGGTGACCAGCCGCGAGGGCGCGCTGGTCTTCAACAATGTGATGCTGTGCGCGATCCTGGGGATCGTGCTGGTGGGCACGCTTTATCCGCTGCTGACCGAGGCCTTCGATGTGAAGGTTTCGGTGGGGCCGCCCTATTTCAATCCGGCGGGCGCGATATTTTTCGTGCCGATGGTGGTGGTGATGGCGATCGGGCCGTTGCTGCGCTGGCGGCGCGACTGGCTCGGCCGCGTGAAAACCCCGCTGATCTTCGCCGCGCTGGTGAGCCTCGCGACTCTGGTGGGCGTATTGGCATGGAACCCTCCAGGGCTTCTGCCGCTGCTGGGGTTCGCGATGGCGACCGGGCTTGGAGTGGCGAGCCTGTTGCCCTTGCGGGGCAGGAGCCTGCGGCGCTTGCCGCTGGCGGTGTGGGGCATGGTCATCGCCCATCTCGGCATTGCGGTATCCCTGTTCGGCATGGCTTCGGAAAGCGCGTTTTCCGTGGAGAAGCTGGTCGCCGCCCGGGTGGGGGAAACCATGACGGTCGGTCCCTGGCAAGTGCGCCTGAACGCGGTGGAGCCGGTTGCCGGCCCTAACTGGACCGCGATGGAAGGCAGGCTGGCGGCGGAATATCGAGGCGGTCGCGCGGTCACGGTGACGCCCCAGTCCCGCACTTTCTGGGCGCCGGAGCAGGAAACCAGCGAATCCGCGCTGCTGACGCGCTGGAATGGCCAGCTTTATGCGGTGCTGGGCGATGAATCGGAAGATGGCCGCTGGCAGCTGCGGCTGTGGTGGAAGCCATTCGTCACCCTGATCTGGTTTGGCGGAATACTGATTGCGCTGGGCGGCCTGCTGGCTTTGCTGGGCCGTCTGGCGAACGATCTGAAGCGCCGGACGGCGCAGGCGAAGATTGCCGAACGCAAGGCGGAGATGGGCTGATGAGCGGGCTTCGCTGGACAATCTGGCTGCCCCTGGCGGTGTTCGCCGCTTTTCTGGCCCTGGTGGGATTGCAGCTCTACCGCCCCGCGGAGCGCAAGGTGCAAAGCGCGATGATCGGCAAGCCGGTTCCGCAATTCGCCTTGCCCGCGGCCAGCCCGGACCGGCCCGGCGTTTCCACGGCGGATTTCAGGGACGGGAAGCCGAAGCTGCTCAATATCTGGGCCAGCTGGTGTATTCCCTGCGCGGCCGAGGCCCCGCAACTGGCCGAATTGCAGGCGCAGGATGCGCAGATCGTCGGCGTTGCCATTCGCGACAAGCCGGAGGATGTGGCCGCCTTCCTCGCGCAATACGGCAATCCCTATGCCCGGATCGGGGCGGACAATCTCTCCTCGATCCAGCTCGAGATCGGATCGTCCGGCGTGCCCGAAACCTTCGTGGTCGATGGACAGGGCATCATCCGCTATCAG contains:
- the ccmE gene encoding cytochrome c maturation protein CcmE, whose product is MSGRIAPKHQRLVLLLIALAALIGAGLLAAWALRSQASYFYVPSEMAASPPDATRAVRLGGMVEEGSINTMPDGVTIRFIVGDGKARVPVRYAGILPDLFVEGSGVVAEGRLEPDGTFVADNLLAKHDENYMPRELQDMTAEQARATVAETSR
- a CDS encoding DsbE family thiol:disulfide interchange protein, whose amino-acid sequence is MSGLRWTIWLPLAVFAAFLALVGLQLYRPAERKVQSAMIGKPVPQFALPAASPDRPGVSTADFRDGKPKLLNIWASWCIPCAAEAPQLAELQAQDAQIVGVAIRDKPEDVAAFLAQYGNPYARIGADNLSSIQLEIGSSGVPETFVVDGQGIIRYQHIGDVRKRDVAILLDKLKEAGE
- the ccmC gene encoding heme ABC transporter permease CcmC, with translation MHGFANPARFLRLARWLTAPLLLGGLAISGAALAYGWFAVPPDRLMGETVRILFIHVPTAWLGMGGWTMIAIASLVELVWRHPLAGIAARAAAVPGAVFTAICLVTGSIWGRPAWGTWWVWDGRLTSMLVLLFLYFAYIALAGAAQRDGASNRIPAIFGLVGAVNVPIINRSVVWWNSLHQPPSITLGKSAIDPAFLWPLLVAAIGFSLIFGGVMLARMRALLADIQTEARLRRKALEA
- a CDS encoding 2OG-Fe(II) oxygenase is translated as MGASGDTSAEKLAIWPGIQRIPVSAAEVFTCKAFLPAPLCDELIRLIDLNRRPSTIADPNGDDYFRTSETCDLDAGEPAVEELEGRLNAISGIAPEYGEPVQGQRYDVGQEFKAHTDYFDPWGQDYQRYCSVSGQRTWTIMIYLNTVDAGGGTRFKELGKTFQPERGRLLAWNNRKPDGQANPATLHQGMKVRKGVKYIITKWYRERPWG
- a CDS encoding Glu/Leu/Phe/Val family dehydrogenase translates to MMTAFWTEPDFDDHELVEVIRDRASGLTAIIAIHSTHLGPAGGGARFWHYAEPADAMRDALRLSRGMSYKNAMAGLPAGGGKAVILADVARSKTPEMLSAFGDAIEALGGRYVTAEDVGMAEADMAAIARRTDHVSGLPVENGSAGGDPGPFTAMGIYLGIKAAVAHRLGRDSMDGVHVAVQGVGSVGGGVSRLLARDGARLTLADIDGPRVGALAEQLGAATVDPSRIMEVECDVFSPNALGAILDDAGIARLNAPIVAGGANNQLARPEHGLALAGRGILYAPDYVINAGGIINVTLEYVARRNGEHCGVDEVHSRIAQIPGRLTRIWRESEESGLTPDMVADRMAQASIGR
- a CDS encoding heme lyase CcmF/NrfE family subunit, whose amino-acid sequence is MIAEFGLAALWLAASLAVLQLLGGAVALREGEERLAVLVRPAAAVQGVLAALSFGALLLLFTRTDLSVKLVAMNSHSAKPFIYKLSGAWGNHEGSMLLWVTVMAMAGALIALLERRLPEKTIQATLAAQAFVGLGFYAFLLFSSNPFERLPEPAAEGMGLNPLLQDIGLALHPPTLYFGYVGLSVAFSFAVGALITRQVTPAFARAMRPWVLGAWIFLTLGITAGSYWAYYELGWGGWWFWDPVENASLMPWLAATALLHSASVLAARDALRAWTIMLGVVAFSMSMVGTFLVRSGILTSVHAFAVDPERGSFILALLAIYIGGALTLFALRAGTVAEGERFAVTSREGALVFNNVMLCAILGIVLVGTLYPLLTEAFDVKVSVGPPYFNPAGAIFFVPMVVVMAIGPLLRWRRDWLGRVKTPLIFAALVSLATLVGVLAWNPPGLLPLLGFAMATGLGVASLLPLRGRSLRRLPLAVWGMVIAHLGIAVSLFGMASESAFSVEKLVAARVGETMTVGPWQVRLNAVEPVAGPNWTAMEGRLAAEYRGGRAVTVTPQSRTFWAPEQETSESALLTRWNGQLYAVLGDESEDGRWQLRLWWKPFVTLIWFGGILIALGGLLALLGRLANDLKRRTAQAKIAERKAEMG